In the genome of Calothrix sp. PCC 6303, the window ATCTTACCTAAGACTGCCGCATCTGCGGTTCCCGCTAAAGGAGGAGTATCAAAGATGATGTATTCATACTCACCTGCCATGGTTTGAATCAAGTTCATCATACTTTCGGAATCTATCAAAGCCACGGGATTAGGAGGTATGACTCCGGCTGTTAACAGGGATAAGTTAGTGCTAACTTTTTGCACAACTCTGTTTAATTTGACTCTATCCACCAACAGGTTGCTCAAACCCTTGACATTCATCAGTCCCCAGAGGTGATGTTGAGATGGTTGACGCATATCTGCATCCACCAATAATACCCGTTTGCCAGTTTGAGCGATCGCTGCTGCTAAATTAGCGGAAACTTCTGATTTTCCTTCCCCAGCAACTGAACTTGTGACCACAATTGTGCGTACTTGTTTGTGGCTAATAAATTTCAAGTTTGCCCGCAGCATTTGATAGGCTTCATGAATCACTGTGCGGGGGGAAGTGGCAACGATGATTCGCGGTGAAACTCCATCACCTGACATTTCTTCAATTAATGAGGTACTATTGGCATCGAATTTGGGAATCAAGCCCAATGGGGTGTAACCAAATAATGTTTGCGCTTCTTTGATGGTTTTGATGGACTTATCGATGGAATCCACCAAGAAGGCAGCAGCAATCCCTAGGAATACTCCGACGAAGACACCACCAACTGCCAAAAGTAAAGTGAGTTTTGAAGATATTGGTGAATTGGGAGCGATGGCATTCTGAATTACTCTGGCATTTCCCATCGCTTGGTTTTCTGCTAATCGAATTGCTTGTTGCCTTGTCAGCAATTCCTCATATGTCTTTTGAGCAATTGTCAGACTGCGTTCTAATTCACCCTGTTGCTTTTCTAGATTGGGGAAAATATTTGCTCGACGTTTGTAGGCTTCATGCAATGATGAGAGGGTTTGAACTTTCTCTTCTAAACCCGCTCGCTGAGATTGTAAGCTGACGTACTGATTAGCTAAATCCTGCTTAATATCACCAATTTGGAGATTTCCAGGGGTTATTTGTTGTGAACTGCCGGAAGAATCGGCAACTCTTTCTTGCAGTAGCTGTTTGAGTGTTGCTTGCTGTTCCCTCAAGTCCATGACAATTGGGCTATTTTCGGTGTAACGAGCGCGGGCAACTGCCAGGTTATTTTCAACCTTTTGCAATTCTGCGAGGGTTCCCTGGACTCCTGGATTCACACTTAATGAACTTACATTCACCGTTTGGGTTACAGTGCGATCGCGTGGAATGTTCGCGCTGAGACGAACTTCTGCTTGCTGTGAAGCGACATCTGCAAGTTGCCCCCGTGCTTCGTTCAGTTTATTACTCAATTCTTCAATAATTTTGACTGTGGAATCAGATTCTTCTTTCAAGCTAATAATTTGATTCCGAGCTTTGAAGTTTCTTAATGCTTCAGATGTTTTATCTAGCTCTATTTTTGCCTGGGGTATTTGCAACTCAATAAATTTACCAGCAGATACAGCTTCCGAACGACTGTTTGCTAAGTTATTAGCAACATAAACATCCATCAGCTTATTAACCACTGCTGAGGCTATTTCTGGGTTATCCCATGTGAAGGAAACATTCAATATATCTGTCCCAGGTACAGCTTCCACCTTAATTTTGAATGCTTCTGGCACCAAGGAACGACCTTTATTATCCTTCAGATCCAAAGCCTGAATTACCTCTTGGACAATGGGACGTGATTCTAAAATTGCTGCTTGGGTAGAAAGGGGATTTGCTTCGTTTCTAAAACTTTCCAAGCTACCTATTTTCTCACCTACTCCTGTTAGAGATGAAGTCCGGTTTGTCTGAAAAAGTAGTTTCCCTGATGCCTCATAGGTTGCCTTTTGCAATGATATGACAAAACCTGACATTGCCACAGAAGTCAAAAATATTCCCGCAGCTATCAGCCAACGTCGCTTCAAAACTAACCAATAATTCTTCAGGTCTATTTCTTCAGTATAGTGTTGAGGTTTCATATCAGGTTTTTCTTGATTTATCAACAAAACTTATTCCGCCAAAGCTATGATTATTTTTCCTAACTTCCTATTGTCTATCAACTTAATTACTCTAAATTGATTCTATTGAATTTTGGCAATATTTTGGTTTCATTGGTTGGTTTAATAGTAGACCAAGGGTTTTCATACAGACTAAGTTTTTGCTGTAAAACTAGCCAAAAGAATGGAGCTACACTCAATATGTAACGTTTCCATAGCCTCCTGGGTTCAGATGCTAATCTAAACAACCACTCCAAACCGATTTCGCTCATCCAACGTGGAGAACGTTGAACATCACCAGCTTCAAAATTAATTGTTGCCCCAATTGCCAAAAATATCTTCACATGGACTAGCTGAGATTTATATTTGGCGATCCACAGTTCTTGTTTTGGTGCGCCAACTCCCACCGCCAAAACTGTTGCTTTAGAGGCATTAATTAGTTCAACAATTTTTTGGCACTCCACCTCATCTTGCTCAAAGCCAAATGATGGTGAATGAGCTGC includes:
- a CDS encoding GumC family protein; this encodes MKPQHYTEEIDLKNYWLVLKRRWLIAAGIFLTSVAMSGFVISLQKATYEASGKLLFQTNRTSSLTGVGEKIGSLESFRNEANPLSTQAAILESRPIVQEVIQALDLKDNKGRSLVPEAFKIKVEAVPGTDILNVSFTWDNPEIASAVVNKLMDVYVANNLANSRSEAVSAGKFIELQIPQAKIELDKTSEALRNFKARNQIISLKEESDSTVKIIEELSNKLNEARGQLADVASQQAEVRLSANIPRDRTVTQTVNVSSLSVNPGVQGTLAELQKVENNLAVARARYTENSPIVMDLREQQATLKQLLQERVADSSGSSQQITPGNLQIGDIKQDLANQYVSLQSQRAGLEEKVQTLSSLHEAYKRRANIFPNLEKQQGELERSLTIAQKTYEELLTRQQAIRLAENQAMGNARVIQNAIAPNSPISSKLTLLLAVGGVFVGVFLGIAAAFLVDSIDKSIKTIKEAQTLFGYTPLGLIPKFDANSTSLIEEMSGDGVSPRIIVATSPRTVIHEAYQMLRANLKFISHKQVRTIVVTSSVAGEGKSEVSANLAAAIAQTGKRVLLVDADMRQPSQHHLWGLMNVKGLSNLLVDRVKLNRVVQKVSTNLSLLTAGVIPPNPVALIDSESMMNLIQTMAGEYEYIIFDTPPLAGTADAAVLGKMADGVLMVVRPGIANSDSAIAAKSLLARSEANILGLVANGVSVKNEPGSYFYYDYARTEMSSERAKTVSLS
- a CDS encoding WecB/TagA/CpsF family glycosyltransferase yields the protein MRQINLLNVTIHNITMAELLESIRGGGVVLTPNVDHIMKLQNNVEFYGVYQEADYRVCDSKILMYVSNFLGTPIQEKISGSDLFPAFYNHFQNDQNIKIFLLGADQQTVKTAQQKINHKVGRDIVVAAHSPSFGFEQDEVECQKIVELINASKATVLAVGVGAPKQELWIAKYKSQLVHVKIFLAIGATINFEAGDVQRSPRWMSEIGLEWLFRLASEPRRLWKRYILSVAPFFWLVLQQKLSLYENPWSTIKPTNETKILPKFNRINLE